One window of Anaerolineales bacterium genomic DNA carries:
- a CDS encoding UvrD-helicase domain-containing protein has protein sequence MAETLAQRVVNTFGLTKDQRTSALERGKNIIVTAGAGSGKTRTLVARYASLLADGLSPRLVVAITFTEKAAREMRSRLRGALLDLVSKADTLDERANWTSLNNQMDSARIGTIHSLCAEILRAHPAEAGVDPRFDVIDEGLAKTLKKQLVETAVIGMVSQTEYRYLFQALGTQGVQDLLATLLDKRLEASEIFASALDGDTIVRSHLEDRFHAPAVMDCIKKLRGFTERQVFDDAGDKLAPQIINLLKEWESAEEAFAKGDIIACTQHLYKARRDYLKKGAGKKGRVKEIHADLQTLYDEFLDPLIGGANSKDEPPSAESEATFKTILPLVEKSFEALHQAYRSELQLRHALDFDDLEYGAMSLLQQDAIRAVWQNEVQALLVDEFQDTNPRQRNIVDALAGTGGRLFVVGDDRQSIYRFRRADVTVFREVQSRARAQGDLVLDLDITYRAHESLLDATGNLLAGVMGTEDRPGQPFYVPFRPLNAHRKAKPDHISDPHIEFILGAGEDAEDARPIAAQALAQRLLKLREEGQIQSWDDVALLFRASTGYTWYEDAFEDAGIPFVTVAGRGFYERPEIRDILNILRALADPADDLAMAGLLRSPAFGLSDSALYLLRHHGEKKSSFWNALREDNSYLNESDQACTRRAVSILNDLLPRVDRESVADLLKELVNAVDYRAVLAIEGESGSSGRLWRNLDKLLADAQSSSLVSVRDFLEYLITLNDAGAREGEAPADAQGAVRLMTIHKSKGLEFPVVILADATRTTMNRSDPVYLLPEMGLSIQIKPEPMLYRLSKQLDDLQNEAESGRLLYVAMTRARDKLIVSGHVSQGRSKIAGWMKELCGILEISPDELLDETGLYSQPKTAQKHPVLVWCSHGQGAQSQTEALTPSALPAEPQAPPLYKPIIDPVQISIEADEETVRRVWRVTEPTLHVPPSVIGQMTHKALELWLHVDDSLLIPLMESLALDAGLATEEQRVEAVRRVRELIERFCAHPLREEIEQADERHHEVPYTRMNGDHTETGYIDLLYRKGDEWFVLDFKTDAIHSEEQYKELVATYSRQLERYASAIKQLFGQDVKLSLCFLDNNGRTHIANQS, from the coding sequence ATGGCTGAGACTCTAGCACAACGGGTAGTCAACACCTTTGGTTTGACGAAGGATCAGCGTACATCCGCATTAGAGCGCGGAAAAAATATTATCGTAACCGCCGGAGCTGGCAGTGGTAAGACCCGCACCCTAGTCGCAAGGTACGCGTCCTTGTTGGCAGATGGGCTTTCCCCACGTCTGGTGGTGGCAATCACGTTCACGGAAAAGGCTGCCCGGGAAATGCGATCGCGTTTGCGCGGGGCATTGCTGGACCTGGTATCCAAGGCGGATACCTTGGATGAACGTGCCAATTGGACATCCCTGAACAACCAAATGGATTCCGCCCGGATCGGCACCATCCACAGTCTGTGCGCCGAGATCCTGCGCGCCCATCCCGCCGAAGCCGGGGTCGATCCACGTTTTGATGTGATCGACGAGGGATTGGCAAAGACCCTCAAGAAGCAATTGGTGGAAACGGCTGTGATCGGTATGGTTTCCCAGACAGAATACAGATACTTGTTTCAAGCGTTGGGAACTCAGGGAGTACAAGACCTGCTTGCCACCCTGCTGGACAAGCGACTGGAAGCAAGTGAGATATTCGCATCTGCCCTGGATGGCGACACCATCGTGCGATCTCATCTTGAAGACCGGTTTCATGCTCCAGCGGTCATGGATTGCATCAAGAAATTACGTGGTTTCACAGAACGACAGGTATTCGATGACGCGGGCGATAAACTCGCCCCACAGATCATCAATCTATTGAAGGAATGGGAAAGTGCAGAAGAAGCCTTTGCAAAAGGAGACATCATTGCCTGCACCCAACACCTATATAAAGCCCGCCGTGACTATCTGAAAAAAGGCGCGGGCAAAAAAGGCAGGGTAAAGGAAATCCATGCCGACCTGCAGACGTTGTATGATGAATTTCTTGACCCCTTGATCGGCGGCGCCAACTCCAAGGATGAACCGCCTAGCGCTGAATCCGAAGCGACCTTCAAGACAATCCTGCCCCTGGTCGAAAAAAGTTTTGAAGCCTTGCATCAGGCTTACCGATCCGAATTACAACTGCGCCACGCGCTCGACTTCGATGACCTTGAATATGGTGCAATGTCCCTGCTCCAACAAGATGCGATTCGTGCTGTCTGGCAGAATGAAGTGCAGGCCCTGTTGGTGGATGAATTTCAGGATACCAACCCGCGCCAGCGAAACATTGTGGATGCACTGGCAGGCACAGGTGGTCGGCTTTTTGTGGTGGGCGATGACCGTCAAAGTATCTATCGGTTCCGTCGTGCCGATGTCACTGTCTTTCGTGAAGTGCAGTCGCGGGCTCGCGCCCAGGGTGATCTGGTCCTTGATCTGGATATCACCTACCGCGCCCATGAGTCCCTGTTGGATGCCACCGGCAACCTGCTCGCAGGTGTGATGGGAACAGAAGATCGTCCAGGGCAACCCTTTTATGTTCCATTCCGTCCGTTGAACGCGCATCGCAAGGCAAAACCAGATCATATCTCCGATCCGCATATCGAGTTCATCCTGGGCGCCGGGGAGGATGCCGAAGATGCCCGTCCCATAGCGGCGCAAGCCCTTGCCCAGCGCCTACTCAAACTCCGTGAAGAGGGACAGATCCAAAGTTGGGATGATGTTGCCCTGCTCTTTCGCGCCTCGACCGGATATACCTGGTATGAAGATGCCTTCGAAGATGCCGGCATTCCTTTCGTTACGGTGGCAGGACGGGGATTTTACGAACGTCCTGAGATCCGCGATATCCTGAACATCCTGCGCGCCCTGGCGGACCCTGCCGATGACCTCGCAATGGCAGGTTTGCTGCGATCCCCCGCGTTCGGTTTGAGCGATTCCGCGCTGTATCTCTTGCGTCATCACGGAGAGAAGAAGTCATCTTTTTGGAACGCCCTGCGTGAAGATAATTCGTACCTAAACGAATCAGATCAAGCCTGCACCAGACGAGCGGTATCCATCTTGAATGATCTCCTCCCGCGTGTGGATCGCGAATCTGTGGCAGACCTGCTCAAGGAACTGGTTAATGCAGTTGATTACCGCGCCGTTCTTGCCATTGAGGGTGAAAGCGGTTCAAGTGGACGACTGTGGCGCAATCTCGACAAACTGCTCGCTGATGCTCAGAGTAGCAGCTTGGTCAGTGTGCGTGATTTTCTGGAATATCTCATCACCCTCAACGATGCCGGCGCCCGCGAGGGAGAAGCCCCTGCTGATGCGCAAGGCGCCGTGCGTCTGATGACCATCCACAAATCCAAAGGGCTGGAGTTCCCCGTTGTAATTCTGGCGGATGCCACCCGCACCACCATGAATAGAAGTGACCCAGTTTATCTTCTGCCGGAGATGGGCTTGTCCATCCAGATAAAACCGGAGCCGATGCTGTATCGTCTCTCCAAACAATTGGATGACCTGCAAAACGAAGCTGAGTCTGGACGCCTTTTGTATGTCGCCATGACTCGTGCCAGGGATAAGTTGATCGTCAGTGGGCATGTCAGCCAGGGCAGAAGCAAGATTGCCGGCTGGATGAAGGAGCTATGTGGGATTTTGGAAATCTCTCCTGATGAACTTCTTGACGAAACAGGACTCTACTCTCAACCCAAGACTGCCCAAAAACATCCCGTCCTGGTATGGTGTTCACATGGGCAGGGTGCGCAGTCCCAAACGGAGGCGCTTACTCCATCTGCATTACCAGCAGAACCACAGGCACCGCCGCTGTATAAGCCCATAATCGATCCTGTACAAATTTCCATTGAAGCGGATGAGGAAACCGTTCGACGCGTCTGGCGTGTGACCGAGCCGACATTACATGTACCACCCAGTGTGATCGGACAGATGACACATAAAGCCCTGGAACTCTGGCTGCATGTGGACGACTCTCTCCTAATTCCCCTGATGGAATCTCTGGCTCTGGACGCCGGGCTTGCGACCGAAGAGCAGCGCGTCGAGGCGGTGCGGCGTGTGCGTGAGTTGATCGAGCGCTTCTGTGCCCACCCGTTGCGTGAAGAGATCGAACAGGCTGATGAACGTCACCATGAGGTGCCGTATACCCGCATGAATGGAGACCATACCGAGACGGGATATATCGATCTGCTCTACCGCAAGGGAGACGAGTGGTTCGTGTTGGACTTCAAGACCGATGCGATCCACTCAGAAGAACAGTATAAGGAATTGGTAGCGACGTATTCCAGGCAACTGGAACGATATGCCAGTGCCATCAAGCAACTATTTGGGCAGGATGTGAAGTTATCGCTTTGTTTCCTGGACAACAACGGGCGAACGCATATCGCGAATCAATCCTAA